Proteins encoded together in one Musa acuminata AAA Group cultivar baxijiao chromosome BXJ3-6, Cavendish_Baxijiao_AAA, whole genome shotgun sequence window:
- the LOC135639986 gene encoding protein HVA22-like produces the protein MGHLWTVVTHLHSLAGPTITLVYPLYASIQALESPSKLDDEQWLAYWILYSFLTLLEMAAESILYWVPVWYQIKLVLVAWLVLPQFRGAAFVYDNFVRQRLRKCEEGKAADCSSSSPKDKNMSSKRSGASKDKDNGKNKFAPFVTLKKANIN, from the exons ATGGGTCATTTGTGGACTGTTGTCACCCATCTCCACTCGTTGGCTGG GCCAACCATTACGCTGGTCTACCCATT GTACGCGTCGATTCAGGCCCTCGAGAGCCCGTCGAAGCTTGACGATGAGCAATGGCTAGCCTACTGGATTCTGTACTCCTTCCTCACTCTCTTGGAGATGGCCGCTGAGTCCATCTTGTACTG GGTACCTGTCTGGTATCAGATCAAGTTGGTATTGGTGGCTTGGTTGGTGCTCCCACAGTTCAGGGGTGCTGCCTTTGTGTATGACAACTTTGTAAGGCAACGATTAAGGAAGTGTGAGGAGGGCAAAGCTGCAGATTGCAGTTCTTCCTCTCCCAAGGACAAGAACATGAGCAGCAAGAGAAGTGGAGCCTCCAAGGACAAGGATAACGGCAAGAATAAATTTGCACCATTTGTTACCCTGAAGAAGGCAAACATTAATTGA